One Ancylobacter novellus DSM 506 genomic window, ATCGAGGCGGTGGCCACGCGCGAGCCCGGCGGCTCGACCGGCGCCGAGATCATGCGCCATCTCATCCTCTCCGGCGCCGCCAAGCCGCTCGGCCCGCTCGCCGAGGCGGCGCTGTTCGCCGCCGCCCGCGCCGACCATCTCGACGCCACCATCCGCCCGGCGCTGGCCCGCGGAGCCTGGGTGGTCTGCGACCGCTTCGCCGATTCCACCCGCGCCTATCAGGGCGTGCTCGGCAATATCGATCCGCGCCTCATCGCGGCGCTGGAGGAGGTGACGGTCGGCGACACCCGGCCCGACCTCACGCTGATCCTCGACATTCCCGCGGAGGAGGGGCTGTCCCGCGCCTCTGCCCGCTCAGGGGTTGCCGCCGACCGCTTCGAGAGCGAGGGGGTGGGCTTCCACCGCCGCCTGCGCGAGGCGTTCCGCGCGCTGGCCGAGAATGAGCCGCAGCGCTGCGTGCTGATCGATGCCCGCCCCGACGCCGACACGGTAGCCGAGGCGATCTGGACGGCGGTGCAGGAGCGGCTGCGTCCCGCCCAGCCCCGCCGGAGGGCACGCCGGTGAGCGAAGCGGCCCCCGAAGGCGACCGCTTCGGCACCGCCCCTGCGCCGCGGGAGCGCACGCGGCTCATCGGCCATGAGGAAGCGCAGACCATGGTGCGCGCCGCCTGGGACGCCGGCCGGCTGCCGCATGCGCTGCTGCTCGGCGGGGCGGAAGGCATCGGCAAGGCGACGCTCGCCTACACGATCGCCCGCTTCGTATTGTCCGGCGGCGCCGCACCGGCGCATTCGCTCACCGTTGACCCGTCCCACCCGGCCGCGCGGCAGGTGGCGGCGCTCTCCCATCCCGACCTTCTGGTGCTGCGGCGCGTGCCGAACGACAGCGGCAAGCTGCCCTCGATGATCCCGGCCGAGCAGGTGCGCAAGGTGCGCTCCTTCTTCGGCTCTACGGCGGCGCTGGGCGGCTGGCGGGTCTGCATCGTCGACACGCTCGACGAGATGAACGCGCAAGGCGCCAACGCGCTGCTGAAGACGCTGGAGGAACCCCCGAGCCGCTCGCTCTTCCTGCTGGTCAGCCACGCGCCGGGCCGGCTGTTGCCGACCATACGTTCGCGCTGCCGCATGGTGCCGCTGCGCGCGCTTACCGGCGAGGAGGTCGTCGCGGCGCTGGAGGACCTTGCCGACGTCCTGCCAGACCTCGACCGCTCCCGCTTCACCGAGGCGGCGGAAGCCTCCGGCGGCAGCGTTCGCGAGGCGCTGAGCCTGCTCTCCGGCGACGGGCTCGCCGTGCGCAACGCGACGAGCGTGCTGCTCGACAGCTTGCCCGATGTCGACCCGAAGGCACTGCACGCGCTCGGCGAGAAGCTGCAGGGCGACCGGGGAGGGGCGCTGGAAAGCTTCGTCTCGACCGTCGAGGACTGGGTCTCCGACCACGCCACCGGGCGGCGCCAGAGCACCGCCGTTCGCCTTGCACGGCTGCCGGAGGTGTGGGAGAAGGTTCGCCGCGCCGCGGTCGACGCCGACGTGTACAATCTCGACCGCAAGACCCTCGTCTTCCGGATCTTCGCGTCGCTCGACGAGGCCGTGCGCCCCTGACAGCGCGGGAGCCGGACGTGCCGCAGGAACCGACCGTGAAGCCCGCCTTCTACATCACCACCGCCATCGACTATCCCAACGGCGCGCCGCATATCGGCCACGCCTATGAGAAGATCGCCGCCGACGCCCTCGCCCGCTTCAAGAAGCTGGACGGCTACGACGTGTTCTTCCTCACCGGCACCGACGAGCACGGGCTGAAGATGGCGCAGACGGCCGAAAAGCAGGGCCTCACGCCGATCGAGTGGGCGACGAAGAATGCCACGCGCTTCAAGGAGATGGACGCGCTTCTTGGCGTGGATTACGACCGCTTCATCCGCACCACCGACGAGGACCACATCCTCTCCTCGCAGGCCATCTGGCAGCGCATGGTGGAGGCGGGCGATATCTATCTCGGCGCCTATTCCGGCTGGTATTCGGTGCGCGACGAGGCCTATTACGCCGAGGACGAGACCACGGTGAATGCCGACGGCGTGCGCCTCGGCCCGCAGGGCACGCCGGTCGAGTGGACCGAGGAGAAGAGCTATTTCTTCCGCCTCTCGGCCTATCAGCAGAAGCTGCTCGACTATTACGACGCGCACCCGGATTTCATCCGCCCGGACGTGCGTCGCAACGAGGTGACGAGCTTCGTCAGGAGCGGGCTGCAGGACCTCTCGATCAGCCGCACTACCTTCACCTGGGGCATCCCGGTGCCGGGCGACGAAGCGCATGTGATGTATGTGTGGGTCGATGCGCTCACCAACTACATCACCGGCGTCGGCTATCCCGATACGGACAGCGCGAGCTTCAAGCGCTTCTGGCCGGCAGACCTGCACATCATCGGCAAGGACATCATCCGCTTCCACGCGGTGTACTGGCCGGCCTTCCTGATGTCGGCGGGCATCGCGCCGCCCAAGACCGTCTTCGCCCACGGCTTCATCCATAACCGCGGGGAGAAGATGTCGAAGTCGGTCGGCAACGTCATTGATCCCTTCGACCTCGCCAAGGCCTATGGCGTCGACGCGCTGCGCTATTTCCTGCTGCGCGAGATCCCGTTCGGCCAGGACGGCTCCTACAGCCACGAGGCCATCGTCGCGCGCACCAATGCCGACCTCGCCAACGACCTCGGCAACCTCGCCCAGCGCTCGCTGTCGATGATCGCCAAGAACCTCAGTGGCACGCTGCCGTCGCCCGGCCCATTGGCGCCGGATGACGCGGAAATCCTCGCCTCGGCCGATGCCATGGGGCCTAAGGTGCGCGAGGCGATGGAGGCGCAGCAGATCCACCAGGCGCTCGGCGTGATCTGGGCGGTGGTGGCGGACGCCAACCGCTACTTCGCCGCGAGCGCGCCCTGGGAATTGCGCAAGACCGATCCCGAGCGCTTCGGCACCGTGCTGTGGACCACCGCCGAGGTGATCCGCCAGGTGGCGCTGCTGGCGCAACCCTTCGTGCCGACAAGCGCAGCCAAGCTGCTGGACCTGCTCGATATTTCCTCCGACGCGCGCGACTTCGCCAGCCTCGGCGGGGCCGGGCGCTTGGCCGGCGGCACCGTGCTGCCTGCACCGGCGCCGGTGTTCCCCCGCTATGTCGAGCCCGAGGCGGCGAGCCCGGCATGATCGTCGACAGCCATTGCCATCTCGACTTCCCGGACTTCGCCGCGGAGCTCGATGCCGTCGTCGAGCGGGCCCGCGCGGCCGGCGTCGGCCGGATGGTGACCATCGGCACGCGCATTCGCCGGGCGGGCGAGGTGAGGGCGATCGCCGCGCGCTTCGGCGACGTGTTCTGCTCGGTCGGCACCCATCCGCACAATGCCGGCGAGGAAGCCGACATCACGCTCGACGAGTTACTGAGCGAAGCTGACCATCCCAAGGTCGTCGCCATCGGCGAGGCGGGACTCGACTATCACTACGACCTCGGTCCGCGCGAGGCGCAGCGCGCCGGCTTCCTCAGGCATATCGAGGCGTCCCGGCGCACCGGCCTGCCGCTGGTCATCCACGCCCGCGAGGCCGACGACGACGTCGCCGCGATCCTCGAAGACGAGAGCGGGAAGGGCGCCTTCCCCTTCGTGCTGCACTGCTTCACCGGCAGCGCCGACCTCGCCCGCCGTGCCGTGGCGCTGGGCGGCTATGTGTCCTTCTCCGGTATCCTCACCTACAAATCGGCCGCCTCGCTGCGCGAGATCGCGGCCGAATTGCCGGCCGAGCGGCTGCTGGTGGAGACCGACGCGCCTTATCTCGCGCCGGGCCCCTGGCGCGGCAAGCGCAACGAGCCTTCCTATGTGGTCGAGACCGCCCGTATACTGGCGGAAACTCGCGGCGTGACGCCGGACGAGATCGCCGCGCGCACCACCGAAAACTTCTTCCGCCTGTTCTCCCGCGCATCCTGAAGGCTCATCGACGGCATGGCGTTCACCTTCACCATTCTCGGCTGCGGTTCCTCGGGCGGGGTGCCGCGCGTCGGGCAGGGCTGGGGCGCCTGCGACCCGAAGGAGCCGCGCAACCGCCGCCGGCGCTGTTCCATGCTGGTGGAGCGCTTCGAGGACGGCGGGGACAAACCGACCCGGGTGCTGATCGACACCTCACCGGATTTGCGCGAGCAGTTGATCGACGCCGAGGTCGACCGGCTCGACGCCGTGCTGTTCACCCATGAGCATGCCGACCACACCCACGGCATCGACGACCTGCGCCCGCTGACCATCATGCACCGCCGGCGCATCGACGTTCATCTCGACGCCGAGACCTCGGCACTGCTGCACACGCGCTTCGGCTACTGCTTCGAGACACCGCCCGGCAGCGACTATCCGCCGATCCTCAACGAACACCGCTTCCAGGCCGGCGATACCATCCGCGTCAATGGGCCGGCCGGGCCGATCGAGGCGCAGGCCTTCCGGCAATATCACGGCTCGATCATCTCCTACGGCTTCCGCATCGGCGACCTCGCTTATTCGAGCGACCTGCACGACCTGCCGGCGGAGAGCCTGCCTTATCTCGAAGACCTCGACGTCTGGATCGTCGACGCGCTGCGCATCACGCCGCATCCGACGCATTTTTCGCTGAGCGAGGCGCTGGCCTGGATCGAGCGGATGAAGCCGCGCCGCGCCGTGCTGACCAACCTGCACACCGATCTCGACTACGACAGGCTGATGCGCGACCTGCCGGAAGGCGTGACCGCCGCCTATGACGGCATGAAAATCACGCTCTGACAGATAGTTGTGTCCGAAAGCTCAGAAATATCGGCGTTAGGAACCACGTCGATGTTTTCCATAATATGTCTTATGCGACTCGTAGACATGCGGTTCCGGAGCTAGAACGTGACGCCCTCCCGCGACATCTCCCGCCTCCTCGAGATCATGGCGGCGCTGCGCACGCCGGTCACCGGCTGCCCCTGGGACCTGAAGCAGGACTTCGCCTCCATCGCGCCCTACACCATCGAGGAAGCCTATGAGGTGGCGGACGCCATCGCCCGCGGCGACCTCGACGATCTGTGCTACGAACTCGGCGACCTGCTGTTGCAGGTCGTGTTCCACGCGAGGATGGCGCAGGAGCAAGGCGCCTTCGATTTCGGCGACGTGGTGAATGCCGTCACCACCAAGATGGTCCGCCGGCATCCCCATGTGTTCGGCGATGCGCGCGGGCGCGACGTGGCGGCGGTGAATGCCGCCTGGGAGGCGATCAAGGCCGAGGAGAAGGCCGAGCGCGTCGAGCGCCGTCGCCGGCACGGCCTGCCGCCCGAGCCGGAGCAGGGCCGTACGCTCGACGGCGTGCCGGCCGGGGCGCCCGCCCTCACCCGCGCGGTGAAGCTGCAGAACAAGGCGGCCAAGGTCGGCTTCGACTGGCCGCATGTCCGGCTGGTCCTGGACAAGATCCGCGAGGAGATCGCCGAGGTCGAGGCGGAAATCGATTCCGGCGACCGCGAGGCTGCGGCCGGCGAGGTCGGCGACCTGCTCTTCGCGCTGGCCAACCTCGCGCGGCATCTCGACGTCGACCCGGAAGCCGCGCTGCGCGGCACCAACGAGAAATTCGTCCGCCGCTTCGCCCATATCGAGGACACGCTCGCCGAGAATGGCCGCCGCCCGGCGGATGCCAGCCTCGACGAGATGGAGGCGCTCTGGCAGGCGGCGAAGACGGTGGCCCCGAAGGAGTAGGGCGCTCGGGCGCCCTGCCC contains:
- a CDS encoding MBL fold metallo-hydrolase, which gives rise to MAFTFTILGCGSSGGVPRVGQGWGACDPKEPRNRRRRCSMLVERFEDGGDKPTRVLIDTSPDLREQLIDAEVDRLDAVLFTHEHADHTHGIDDLRPLTIMHRRRIDVHLDAETSALLHTRFGYCFETPPGSDYPPILNEHRFQAGDTIRVNGPAGPIEAQAFRQYHGSIISYGFRIGDLAYSSDLHDLPAESLPYLEDLDVWIVDALRITPHPTHFSLSEALAWIERMKPRRAVLTNLHTDLDYDRLMRDLPEGVTAAYDGMKITL
- the tmk gene encoding dTMP kinase; its protein translation is MPPRKTDKAEKADGNVTALRRARAPAPGRFITFEGGEGAGKSTQVRRLREKLAELGIEAVATREPGGSTGAEIMRHLILSGAAKPLGPLAEAALFAAARADHLDATIRPALARGAWVVCDRFADSTRAYQGVLGNIDPRLIAALEEVTVGDTRPDLTLILDIPAEEGLSRASARSGVAADRFESEGVGFHRRLREAFRALAENEPQRCVLIDARPDADTVAEAIWTAVQERLRPAQPRRRARR
- the mazG gene encoding nucleoside triphosphate pyrophosphohydrolase is translated as MTPSRDISRLLEIMAALRTPVTGCPWDLKQDFASIAPYTIEEAYEVADAIARGDLDDLCYELGDLLLQVVFHARMAQEQGAFDFGDVVNAVTTKMVRRHPHVFGDARGRDVAAVNAAWEAIKAEEKAERVERRRRHGLPPEPEQGRTLDGVPAGAPALTRAVKLQNKAAKVGFDWPHVRLVLDKIREEIAEVEAEIDSGDREAAAGEVGDLLFALANLARHLDVDPEAALRGTNEKFVRRFAHIEDTLAENGRRPADASLDEMEALWQAAKTVAPKE
- a CDS encoding DNA polymerase III subunit delta' produces the protein MSEAAPEGDRFGTAPAPRERTRLIGHEEAQTMVRAAWDAGRLPHALLLGGAEGIGKATLAYTIARFVLSGGAAPAHSLTVDPSHPAARQVAALSHPDLLVLRRVPNDSGKLPSMIPAEQVRKVRSFFGSTAALGGWRVCIVDTLDEMNAQGANALLKTLEEPPSRSLFLLVSHAPGRLLPTIRSRCRMVPLRALTGEEVVAALEDLADVLPDLDRSRFTEAAEASGGSVREALSLLSGDGLAVRNATSVLLDSLPDVDPKALHALGEKLQGDRGGALESFVSTVEDWVSDHATGRRQSTAVRLARLPEVWEKVRRAAVDADVYNLDRKTLVFRIFASLDEAVRP
- a CDS encoding TatD family hydrolase, with amino-acid sequence MIVDSHCHLDFPDFAAELDAVVERARAAGVGRMVTIGTRIRRAGEVRAIAARFGDVFCSVGTHPHNAGEEADITLDELLSEADHPKVVAIGEAGLDYHYDLGPREAQRAGFLRHIEASRRTGLPLVIHAREADDDVAAILEDESGKGAFPFVLHCFTGSADLARRAVALGGYVSFSGILTYKSAASLREIAAELPAERLLVETDAPYLAPGPWRGKRNEPSYVVETARILAETRGVTPDEIAARTTENFFRLFSRAS
- the metG gene encoding methionine--tRNA ligase; its protein translation is MPQEPTVKPAFYITTAIDYPNGAPHIGHAYEKIAADALARFKKLDGYDVFFLTGTDEHGLKMAQTAEKQGLTPIEWATKNATRFKEMDALLGVDYDRFIRTTDEDHILSSQAIWQRMVEAGDIYLGAYSGWYSVRDEAYYAEDETTVNADGVRLGPQGTPVEWTEEKSYFFRLSAYQQKLLDYYDAHPDFIRPDVRRNEVTSFVRSGLQDLSISRTTFTWGIPVPGDEAHVMYVWVDALTNYITGVGYPDTDSASFKRFWPADLHIIGKDIIRFHAVYWPAFLMSAGIAPPKTVFAHGFIHNRGEKMSKSVGNVIDPFDLAKAYGVDALRYFLLREIPFGQDGSYSHEAIVARTNADLANDLGNLAQRSLSMIAKNLSGTLPSPGPLAPDDAEILASADAMGPKVREAMEAQQIHQALGVIWAVVADANRYFAASAPWELRKTDPERFGTVLWTTAEVIRQVALLAQPFVPTSAAKLLDLLDISSDARDFASLGGAGRLAGGTVLPAPAPVFPRYVEPEAASPA